The Neodiprion virginianus isolate iyNeoVirg1 chromosome 5, iyNeoVirg1.1, whole genome shotgun sequence genome contains a region encoding:
- the LOC124304581 gene encoding uncharacterized protein LOC124304581 isoform X2 produces MPKSRLSAPSGSDRRNKSYDWGTRDWRQNPGNRRGYGGYGQFQADKYECFVPGRNDASPQSTGDDFIPLGFSTPVDYHPRSSGNWRGQKRGRDFNQHRYSFNLDSPRTSFNDSNSPKFFHKHQFSPRGSHQKNVRRQTDISAYVDAKSMLEDPWADLMTKLETSQSFCGRNNDSTNLDASGSSCGSILMGNLTVDSNGKNSSSESQESQIAAHEKSETKTMPS; encoded by the exons ATGCCAAAGTCTCGATTGAGTGCGCCGAGCGGCAGTGACAGGCGTAACAAAAGTTACGACTGGGGAACGCGAGATTGGCGTCAAAATCCTGGGAATCGAAGAGGTTATGGAGGTTATGGTCAGTTCCAAGCCGACAAGTACGAGTGTTTTGTACCCGGGCGAAACGACGCCTCGCCACAGAGTACCGGGGACGATTTTATCCCCCTCGGATTCAGCACTCCCGTTGATTATCATCCGAGAAGTAGCGGAAATTGGCGCGGGCAAAAACGAGGTCGAGACTTCAATCAGCATAGATACAGTTTCAACCTCGACAGTCCCAGGACAAGTTTTAACGATTCCAATTCTCCCAAGTTCTTTCACAAGCATCAATTCTCGCCACGAGGG TCTCATCAGAAAAATGTGCGTAGGCAAACAGACATATCGGCTTACGTCGACGCCAAGTCAATGCTGGAGGATCCCTGGGCTGACCTTATGACAAAATTGGAAACGTCGCAATCTTTCTGCGGACGCAACAATGATTCTACGAATCTCGATGCCAGTGGAAGTTCCTGCGGAAGTATTTTAATGGGCAATCTGACCGTTGATTCTAACGGCAAGAATTCCAGCTCTGAAAGTCAAGAGTCACAGATAGCTGCCcatgaaaaatcagaaacgaAAACAATGCCAAGTTAG
- the LOC124304581 gene encoding uncharacterized protein LOC124304581 isoform X1 codes for MPKSRLSAPSGSDRRNKSYDWGTRDWRQNPGNRRGYGGYGQFQADKYECFVPGRNDASPQSTGDDFIPLGFSTPVDYHPRSSGNWRGQKRGRDFNQHRYSFNLDSPRTSFNDSNSPKFFHKHQFSPRGVRKSHQKNVRRQTDISAYVDAKSMLEDPWADLMTKLETSQSFCGRNNDSTNLDASGSSCGSILMGNLTVDSNGKNSSSESQESQIAAHEKSETKTMPS; via the exons ATGCCAAAGTCTCGATTGAGTGCGCCGAGCGGCAGTGACAGGCGTAACAAAAGTTACGACTGGGGAACGCGAGATTGGCGTCAAAATCCTGGGAATCGAAGAGGTTATGGAGGTTATGGTCAGTTCCAAGCCGACAAGTACGAGTGTTTTGTACCCGGGCGAAACGACGCCTCGCCACAGAGTACCGGGGACGATTTTATCCCCCTCGGATTCAGCACTCCCGTTGATTATCATCCGAGAAGTAGCGGAAATTGGCGCGGGCAAAAACGAGGTCGAGACTTCAATCAGCATAGATACAGTTTCAACCTCGACAGTCCCAGGACAAGTTTTAACGATTCCAATTCTCCCAAGTTCTTTCACAAGCATCAATTCTCGCCACGAGGGGTGAGAAAG TCTCATCAGAAAAATGTGCGTAGGCAAACAGACATATCGGCTTACGTCGACGCCAAGTCAATGCTGGAGGATCCCTGGGCTGACCTTATGACAAAATTGGAAACGTCGCAATCTTTCTGCGGACGCAACAATGATTCTACGAATCTCGATGCCAGTGGAAGTTCCTGCGGAAGTATTTTAATGGGCAATCTGACCGTTGATTCTAACGGCAAGAATTCCAGCTCTGAAAGTCAAGAGTCACAGATAGCTGCCcatgaaaaatcagaaacgaAAACAATGCCAAGTTAG